AGTACTTATGTAAGTGATCCTAAGCAGGTTAAAGGCCAGAATATGGATGCTATGGTAGAAAAGCATGGTCTTAATGATCCATTTTATCAACAATATGGACGATGGATTAAAGGAATTATGAAAGGTGATTTTGGTTGGTCAGAATCAGCAGGACAACCAGTTACTCAGGCTATTATGTCTAGATTTCCTGCCACCCTGGAACTGGTGTTATTTGCAGTTGTTCCGGTAGTATTAGGAGGGATATGGCTCGGTGTGTTCTCGGCTGTTAAACATAATAAGGCCTGGGATCATATAATCAGAGTTTTAGCTACTGTAGGCTGGTCATTTCCTACTTTTGTATTTGCACTATTAATGTTAATGATTTTTTATGGTGTATTAGGTTGGCTACCACCTGGACGGCTAACTCAAGAAGCGGCAGGTATTGTTAGGTCAGCAGAATTTGTTCGTTATACAGGCTTAAATGTTATTGATTCATTATTAAATGGTAACTTTTTTGTTCTATGGGATTCTATTAGACATGTTATTGCTCCAATTATAACCCTATCTGTAGTTAGATGGGCTTATATTTTAAGGATTACGCGTTCGAGTATGTTAGAAACTTTACGCAAGGATTATATCCGTACTGCTCGTTCTAAAGGTGTAGAGGAAGATGTAGTTATTAATAAGCATGCTAGAAGAAATGCACTTATTCCAGTTGTAACAGTAGCTGGACCTATGATTTTAGCAATGCTCGGAGGAGTAGTCATAACTGAAACTATCTTTAACTATCGTGGGATAGGACAATTTGCAGCACAAGCAGCACAACAACTTGATTA
This is a stretch of genomic DNA from Halanaerobiales bacterium. It encodes these proteins:
- a CDS encoding ABC transporter permease produces the protein MINYITRRLIILPFIVFGVTILVFGMLMMLSPYQRLSTYVSDPKQVKGQNMDAMVEKHGLNDPFYQQYGRWIKGIMKGDFGWSESAGQPVTQAIMSRFPATLELVLFAVVPVVLGGIWLGVFSAVKHNKAWDHIIRVLATVGWSFPTFVFALLMLMIFYGVLGWLPPGRLTQEAAGIVRSAEFVRYTGLNVIDSLLNGNFFVLWDSIRHVIAPIITLSVVRWAYILRITRSSMLETLRKDYIRTARSKGVEEDVVINKHARRNALIPVVTVAGPMILAMLGGVVITETIFNYRGIGQFAAQAAQQLDYAAILGVAMYFSFLLILTNLIVDVSYAVIDPRIRLE